A region of Daphnia carinata strain CSIRO-1 chromosome 10, CSIRO_AGI_Dcar_HiC_V3, whole genome shotgun sequence DNA encodes the following proteins:
- the LOC130700805 gene encoding transmembrane protein 45B-like, with translation MGTLLGHMLPGSFFILFAIWWLISISRRYYRSQLSRHGEDYRSSTMYTSACLPRVPMEGILKIVATSIGIIGETATGFENGHWTHWGNAQHISMFLFFGFTGVVDVLYFYKVDIPPNLDYAAAFLAFGVEGFLFGNHLHGRSHMDVMVHLYLFYVIIACVICVALEARYRESVTIALARTYFTFLQGTWFYQIGFILYPPGKMAHWDQEDHDQMMIITMIFSWHCAIVVVIMFFVVLLVGKMVKRGTTANDFVRSDIQYKKVGANGLNSTESSRPIISNSSSMRQAFDETSEDEV, from the exons ATGGGGACTCTTTTAGGACACATGCTCCCAGGCTCCTTTTTCATATTATTCGCGATTTGGTGGCTAATTTCCATTTCCCGAAG ATATTACCGTTCTCAGTTGTCACGTCATGGAGAAGACTACAGGAGTAGTACGATGTATACCAGTGCATGTCTACCGAGAGTCCCCATGGAAGGCATCTTAAAGATAGTTGCTACTTCGATAGGAATAATAG GTGAAACGGCGACTGGATTTGAAAATGGTCACTGGACACATTGGGGCAACGCCCAGCACATTTCAATGTTCCTTTTCTTCG GTTTTACCGGTGTCGTTGATGTCCTCTACTTCTACAAAGTCGATATTCCACCTAATCTCGACTACGCTGCAGCTTTCCTGGCGTTTGGAGTCGAAGGATTCCTATTCGGAAACCATCTTCATGGCAGGTCACACATGGACGTTATG GTCCACTTGTATTTGTTTTACGTCATCATAGCCTGCGTGATATGCGTCGCATTAGAGGCTCGTTATAGAGAAAGTGTCACGATTGCTTTGGCCAGAACATATTTCACTTTTCTCCAAGGAACGTGGTTCTACCAGATCGGATTCATCTTGTATCCTCCAGGTAAAATGGCTCATTGGGATCAAGAGGACCACGATCAAATGATGATAATCACCATGATCTTCAGCTG GCACTGTGCGATTGTGGTTGTGATTATGTTCTTCGTCGTGCTCCTTGTTGGCAAAATGGTCAAGCGCGGTACCACCGCAAACGACTTCGTCCGCAGTGACATTCAATATAAAAAGGTTGGCGCGAATGGCTTGAATAGTACTGAAAGCTCTCGGCCGATTATTTCGAATAGTTCCAGTATGCGACAGGCCTTTGACGAGACTAGTGAGGATGAAGTTTAA
- the LOC130700724 gene encoding cholinesterase 1-like — MKSLLLPIVFLLAGHYVAEVSSQVILEVPGYGVLNGTIENSTYTERSFYAFRSVFYAEMPTPANRFLPPVPKAPYPMDEIQQTTKNNAGCPQPGAANEDCLSLNIFTPQLPFESDMLLPVMVWIHGGAFSLGHALEYLPNRYMEHDIVLVAIQYRLGPLGFLSFDTDDVPGNAAIFDQIEALRWVNKHIQYFGGDPSQITIAGESAGSASVSLLLLAPQARGLFRHAIGESGSVLAEWALDRDGRGKAASLKIAEMSGCPLEPYQDLLTCVQNVDAKTITQAYLDFAAEERFNGGLGFSGSNPVIQVAGAQRIIESDPRELYSSGNFANVPTMFGANKQEGTLVLGILYNDFLVPNNLTEDEEFLANDLVPLLLNALHIDDPTGELAAQLTEKYLSTAVMGNFTSMIPGLTDMCSVLFLKGPTYETTQLVSQHNPDAFFYSFEYEGRNSIFSYLFAANPPPIPHGVSHADELIYLFIYPFPSIPPGLNNSETEHSMKMLQVWTNFVIYGNPTPDGVALLDGIPQFLRYTTVDESYTAIDDVWRTEADYTLTYTVTVDELTPPAERRTAPKRPSGRFQRSLLKKNNYLGY, encoded by the exons ATGAAGTCGCTTCTGTTGCCCATCGTTTTCCTGTTGGCCGGCCATTATGTAGCTGAGGTTTCTTCGCAAGTCATCCTCGAAGTGCCTGGCTATGGCGTTCTTAACGGTACTATCGAAAACTCGACTTACACTGAGCGTTCGTTCTACGCGTTTCGCAGTGTATTTTACGCGGAAATGCCCACTCCTGCAAATCGATTTTTG CCACCGGTTCCGAAAGCTCCCTACCCCATGGATGAAATTCAACAGACTACCAAAAATAATGCAGGATGCCCTCAGCCTGGAGCGGCCAACGAGGATTGTCTTTCTTTGAACATCTTCACACCACAA TTGCCGTTTGAATCCGATATGCTTCTTCCCGTCATGGTCTGGATCCATGGAGGAGCTTTTTCTCTTGGCCATGCACTCGAATATCTACCTAACAGATACATGGAGCACGACATCGTTTTAGTTGCAATTCAGTATCGTCTAGGTCCACTTG GTTTCCTCTCCTTTGATACGGACGATGTTCCTGGCAATGCGGCTATTTTCGATCAAATCGAAGCTTTACGTTGGGTCAACAAACATATCCAATACTTTGGTGGAGATCCTAGTCAAATCACCATCGCAGGAGAAAGCGCTGGAAGCGCTAGCGTTTCACTTCTTCTCTTGGCACCCCAAGCAAGAG GGCTTTTCCGACATGCTATTGGCGAGAGCGGATCTGTTCTAGCTGAGTGGGCCCTTGATCGCGATGGAAGAGGCAAAGCAGCTTCCCTGAAGATTGCTGAAATGTCAGGATGTCCGCTAGAACCTTACCAAGATTTACTCACGTGTGTTCAGAACGTTGACGCAAAAACTATCACCCAAGCTTATCTAGACTTTGCG GCCGAGGAAAGGTTCAATGGTGGTCTTGGATTTAGCGGTTCAAATCCTGTCATCCAGGTTGCTGGAGCACAACGGATTATCGAGTCCGACCCTCGTGAGCTTTACAGTTCGGGAAATTTTGCAAATGTCCCTACCAT GTTCggagcaaacaaacaagaaggCACATTAGTGTTGGGAA TATTGTACAACGATTTTTTGGTACCCAATAATTTGACTGAAGACGAGGAGTTCTTGGCGAATGATTTAGTCCCACTTCTTCTGAATGCATTGC ATATTGATGATCCTACTGGTGAACTGGCCGCTCAGTTgacagaaaaatatttgagTACAGCCGTAATGGGTAACTTCACATCAATGATACCCGGACTAACAGAC ATGTGCAGCGTGCTCTTCTTGAAAGGACCCACGTACGAGACAACACAACTCGTGTCTCAACACAACCCTGACGCGTTCTTCTACTCCTTCGAGTACGAAGGaagaaattccattttcagcTATCTGTTCGCTGCAaacccacctcctattcctCATG GTGTCAGCCATGCCGATGAACTGATTTACCTGTTCATTTATCCATTTCCGTCCATACCACCCGGTCTCAATAATAGTGAAACTGAACACTCGATGAAAATGCTTCAAGTCTGGACAAATTTCGTCATATATGG TAATCCAACTCCGGACGGCGTAGCACTCCTCGATGGAATTCCACAGTTTTTGCGATACACCACCGTCGATGAATCCTACACCGCGATTGATGATGTTTGGAGAACGGAGGCAGACTACACATTGACGTACACCGTCACGGTGGACGAACTCACTCCTCCTGCTGAAAGACGCACAGCTCCGAAGAGGCCATCTGGTCGGTTCCAACGTTCACTgctgaagaaaaacaattatctTGGCTATTGA
- the LOC130700854 gene encoding acetylcholinesterase-like has product MKSLLFPMVFLLAGHYVAEVSAQIILEVPGYGVLNGTNETSTYTDRPFYAFRGVFYAEKPTPENRFLPPLPRIPYPMDEIQQATNNNAGCPQLNTTNEDCLSLNIFTPRLPSESDKLLPVMVWVHGGGFSLGHALEYLPNRFMEHDILVVPIQYRLGPLGFLSFDTDDVPGNAGIFDQVEALRWVNKYIQYFGGDPNQITIAGESAGSASITLLLLAPQARGLYQRAIAESGSVLAEWAIDRDGRGKAASLQIAEMAGCPVEPYQDLLDCVRNIDPAVLNEAYRDYATADMLKGGLGFSGSNPVIQVAGAQRIIDSDPFELFNSGNFATVPTMFGANKQEGSVVVGLLYSSFLAPNNLTEDEEYLANDLVPQLLTTLHIDDPTGEMAVQLTEKYLSTAVMGNFTSMTPGLTDMCGVLFLKEPSYETTQLVSKYNADAFFYSFEYEGRNSIYNYVFASNPPPIPSGVAHADELIYLYVIPFPSLPPGLNNSETELSMKMLQVWTNFVTYGNPTPDGVPLLDGIPQFLRYSSANEAYTAIDDVWRSEMDYTLTYTVTVDELSPPVNKRRASSRQSERSEYVLPSKTNYLVY; this is encoded by the exons ATGAAGTCGCTTTTGTTTCCCATGGTTTTTCTGTTGGCCGGACATTATGTAGCTGAAGTATCTGCGCAAATTATCCTTGAAGTTCCTGGTTATGGCGTTCTTAACGGTACCAACGAAACCTCGACTTACACTGATCGCCCGTTCTACGCGTTTCGCGGTGTCTTCTACGCCGAAAAACCCACGCCTGAGAATCGATTTTTA CCACCACTTCCGAGAATCCCCTACCCCATGGACGAAATCCAGCAGGCTACCAATAATAACGCTGGTTGTCCTCAGCTTAATACAACCAACGAGGATTGTCTTTCTTTGAACATCTTCACGCCACGA TTGCCATCTGAATCCGACAAGCTGCTTCCTGTCATGGTCTGGGTCCATGGAGGAGGTTTTTCTCTTGGCCATGCCCTTGAATATCTACCAAACAGATTCATGGAACATGACATCCTTGTAGTGCCAATTCAATACCGCCTTGGCCCACTTG GTTTCCTCTCGTTCGACACGGATGATGTTCCTGGCAATGCCGGTATTTTTGATCAAGTCGAAGCTTTACGTTGGGTCAACAAATACATCCAATACTTCGGAGGAGATCCTAACCAAATCACCATCGCAGGGGAAAGTGCTGGAAGCGCTAGTATTACGCTCCTTCTCTTGGCACCACAAGCAAGAG GGCTCTACCAACGTGCCATCGCCGAAAGCGGATCTGTCCTGGCTGAATGGGCCATTGATCGTGACGGAAGAGGCAAAGCAGCTTCTCTTCAAATCGCCGAAATGGCAGGATGTCCAGTGGAACCTTATCAAGATTTACTCGATTGTGTGCGCAATATCGATCCCGCGGTACTGAACGAAGCATACAGAGACTACGCA ACGGCGGATATGTTGAAAGGTGGCCTGGGCTTTAGCGGTTCCAATCCCGTCATTCAAGTTGCCGGAGCTCAACGGATTATCGACTCCGACccttttgagttattcaattCTGGCAATTTCGCAACTGTTCCTACCAT GTTCGgtgcaaacaaacaagaaggCTCAGTGGTGGTAGGAT TATTGTACTCTAGTTTCTTGGCTCCCAACAATCTCACCGAAGACGAAGAATATCTGGCAAATGATCTGGTCCCGCAACTGCTGACTACATTGC ATATTGATGATCCTACTGGAGAAATGGCCGTTCAGCTgacagaaaaatatttgagTACGGCAGTGATGGGCAACTTCACATCAATGACTCCCGGACTAACCGAC aTGTGCGGCGTACTCTTTTTGAAAGAACCCTCGTACGAAACGACGCAACTTGTTTCCAAATACAACGCCGATGCGTTTTTCTATTCCTTTGAATACGAAGGAAGAAATTCGATTTACAATTACGTTTTTGCTTCAAATCCTCCGCCAATTCCTTCCG GTGTGGCCCATGCTGATGAGCTGATTTACTTGTATGTTATACCATTCCCGTCCCTCCCACCGGGTCTCAATAATAGTGAGACCGAGCTTTCTATGAAGATGCTTCAAGTTTGGACAAATTTTGTCACATATGG CAACCCGACTCCCGATGGCGTCCCTCTTCTCGATGGCATTCCACAGTTTTTACGATACAGTAGTGCCAATGAAGCCTACACCGCCATTGACGACGTATGGCGATCGGAAATGGATTACACACTAACTTACACCGTAACGGTTGATGAATTGAGCCCGCCCGTCAACAAGCGCAGAGCTTCCAGCCGACAATCTGAACGGTCCGAATATGTATTACCCAGCAAAACCAATTATCTTGTGTACTGA
- the LOC130700746 gene encoding cholinesterase 1-like: protein MKSLFLPIVFLLAGQFVAEVSSQVILEVPGYGVLNGTAENSTYTERPFYAFRSVFYAEKPAPLNRFLPPIPKAPFPMDEIQQATNNNLGCPQPGAANEDCLSMNIFTPQLPFESDTPLPVMFWIHGGGFSLGHALEYLPNRYMEHDIVLVTIQYRLGPLGFLSFDTDDVPGNAGIFDQIEALRWVNKHIEYFGGDPTQITIAGESAGSASVSLLLLAPQARGLFQRAIGESGSVLADWALDRDGRGRVASLQIAERAGCPLEPYQDLLTCVQNVDALVLDRAYQDYAREDRLNGGLGFSGSNPIIQVAGAQRIIESDPFELLNSGNFATVPTMFGANKQEGSLVLGILYNSYLVPNNLTEDEEFLANELVPQFLVALHIDDPTGELAAQLTQKYLSTAVMGNFTSMTPGLTDLCSVLFLKGPTYEMTKVVSQHNPNSFFYSFEYEGRNSLFTYLLTANPPPIPHGVSHADELIYLFVYPFPSIPPGLNNRETEVSMKMLQVWTNFVTHGNPTPDGVPLLDGIPQFLPYSSAVESYTAIDDVWRSETDFTLTYTITVDELSPPLK from the exons ATGAAGTCACTATTCTTGCCCATCGTTTTTCTGTTGGCCGGCCAGTTTGTGGCTGAGGTGTCTTCGCAAGTCATCCTCGAAGTACCCGGCTATGGCGTCCTTAACGGAACAGCTGAAAATTCGACGTACACTGAACGGCCGTTCTATGCATTTCGCAGCGTCTTTTACGCTGAAAAACCCGCACCTCTAAATCGATTTTTA ccACCAATTCCGAAAGCACCCTTTCCCATGGATGAGATCCAGCAAGCCACCAATAACAATTTAGGATGTCCTCAGCCTGGGGCAGCCAACGAGGATTGCCTTTCTATGAACATCTTCACACCTCAA TTGCCATTTGAATCCGACACGCCTCTTCCTGTCATGTTCTGGATCCATGGCGGAGGTTTTTCTCTTGGTCATGCCCTCGAATATCTTCCCAACAGATACATGGAGCATGACATCGTCCTAGTTACAATCCAGTACCGCCTTGGTCCACTTG GATTTCTCTCATTCGACACGGACGATGTTCCTGGTAATGCTGGCATTTTCGATCAAATCGAAGCTTTACGGTGGGTCAACAAACACATCGAATACTTTGGAGGAGATCCGACTCAAATCACTATCGCGGGAGAGAGCGCCGGCAGCGCTAgcgtttctcttcttctcttggCCCCACAAGCAAGAG GGCTATTCCAACGTGCCATCGGTGAAAGCGGATCTGTTCTGGCTGATTGGGCCCTTGATCGCGACGGAAGAGGCAGAGTGGCTTCACTGCAAATCGCTGAAAGGGCAGGATGCCCATTGGAACCTTACCAAGATTTGCTCACCTGCGTGCAGAACGTTGATGCTTTAGTACTGGACCGAGCGTACCAAGACTATGCG aGAGAGGATAGGCTGAACGGTGGTCTTGGTTTTAGCGGTTCCAATCCCATCATCCAAGTTGCTGGAGCACAGCGGATTATCGAGTCCGACCCTTTTGAGTTACTCAATTCCGGCAATTTTGCGACGGTTCCTACAAT GTTCGGAGCAAACAAGCAAGAAGGCTCGCTTGTGCTAGGAA tACTGTACAACAGTTACTTGGTTCCCAACAATCTGACTGAAGACGAAGAATTTTTGGCAAATGAATTGGTCCCACAGTTTCTGGTTGCCTTGC atatTGATGACCCAACTGGAGAACTGGCTGCTCAATTgacacaaaaatatttgagtACGGCAGTGATGGGCAACTTTACATCCATGACACCTGGATTAACAGAC CTGTGCAGCGTGCTCTTCTTGAAAGGGCCAACTTACGAAATGACAAAAGTTGTTTCTCAACACAACCCCAACTCGTTTTTCTATTCATTCGAATACGAAGGCAGGAATTCGCTTTTCACTTACCTGTTGACAGCCAATCCCCCGCCGATTCCTCACG GTGTTAGCCATGCTGATGAGCTCATTTACCTATTCGTTTACCCATTCCCGTCCATCCCACCGGGTCTCAATAATCGAGAGACTGAAGTTTCCATGAAGATGCTTCAAGTTTGGACTAATTTTGTCACCCACGG CAATCCGACCCCTGATGGCGTACCTCTTCTTGATGGTATTCCACAGTTCTTACCTTATAGCAGTGCCGTTGAATCCTACACCGCCATTGACGACGTTTGGCGATCGGAGACGGATTTCACACTAACTTACACCATAACAGTCGATGAACTGAGTCCTCCCCTCAAGTAA
- the LOC130700735 gene encoding cholinesterase 1-like has product MKSFLIPLVIFFAGHYVAEVSMQIILEVPGYGVLNGTNETSSFTERTFYAFRSVYYAEKPTPETRFLPPIPKAPYPMDEIQQTINNNAGCTQPGVDNEDCLTLNVFTPQLPSESNTLLPVMFWIHGGAFSLGQALEYVPSRYMEHDIVLVAIQYRLGPLGFLSFDTDEVPGNAAIFDQIEALRWVQKHIKYFGGDPSQITIAGESAGSASVTLLLLAPQTRGLFQRAIGESGSVLAEWALDRDGRGKVASVTIAEMAGCPVEPYAELLSCVQTVDAALLSQAYQNYSRQDMLNGNLGFSGSNPVIQVAGAQRIIESDPRELFSSGNFATVPTMFGANKQEGTLVAGVMYNRYLVPKNLTEDEEFLANDLVPTLLNALHIDDPTGELAAQLTEKYLGTAEMGNLTSMTPGLVDMLSVLFLKAPTYETTQLVSQHNPDAFFYSFEYEGRNSIFEYAFAANPVPIPHGVSHADEMIYLFVFPFPSIPPGLNASETELSKKMLQVWTNFVTYSDPTPDGVALLDGIPKFLPYNPVDESYTAIDDFWRTEADYTLTYTVTVDELNPPVQKRKSYKGQYGPVLPTKNNYLGY; this is encoded by the exons ATGAAGTCATTTCTCATTCCCCTCGTGATTTTCTTTGCGGGTCATTATGTGGCTGAAGTGTCAATGCAAATTATTCTCGAAGTTCCAGGTTATGGCGTTCTGAACGGGACCAACGAAACATCATCTTTCACCGAGCGCACATTTTACGCATTCCGTAGCGTCTACTATGCAGAAAAGCCAACCCCTGAGACACGATTTTTG CCACCAATCCCGAAAGCTCCTTATCCAATGGATGAGATCCAGCAAACGATAAACAATAACGCGGGATGCACTCAACCCGGTGTTGACAACGAAGATTGCCTCACTCTGAATGTTTTTACACCACAA TTGCCATCTGAATCCAACACGCTACTCCCTGTCATGTTCTGGATCCATGGAGGAGCCTTTTCTCTCGGACAAGCTCTCGAATACGTACCTAGCAGGTACATGGAACACGACATCGTTCTAGTTGCAATTCAGTACCGTCTTGGCCCTCTTG GATTCCTATCCTTCGACACTGATGAGGTCCCTGGCAACGCCGCTATTTTCGACCAAATCGAAGCTCTTCGTTGGGTCCAGAAACACATCAAGTACTTTGGCGGAGATCCTAGTCAAATAACTATCGCTGGAGAAAGTGCTGGAAGCGCTAGCGTTAcgcttcttcttttggcaCCACAGACAAGAG GCTTGTTCCAACGTGCTATCGGTGAGAGTGGATCAGTCCTTGCTGAATGGGCTCTCGATCGAGACGGAAGAGGCAAAGTCGCTTCCGTGACGATCGCCGAAATGGCTGGCTGCCCAGTCGAGCCTTACGCAGAATTACTGTCTTGCGTACAAACTGTTGACGCTGCATTACTGTCACAAGCCTACCAAAACTACTCC AGACAAGACATGCTTAACGGTAATCTTGGCTTCAGCGGTTCAAATCCAGTCATTCAGGTTGCTGGAGCTCAACGGATTATCGAGTCTGATCCTCGTGAGCTCTTTAGCTCCGGGAACTTTGCAACCGTCCCAACTAT GTTCGGGGCGAATAAGCAGGAAGGCACCCTTGTGGCAGGAG TTATGTACAACAGGTATCTAGTCCCAAAGAATTTGACTGAGGACGAAGAATTTTTGGCCAATGATTTGGTTCCTACGTTGTTGAATGCATTGC ATATCGACGATCCTACTGGAGAACTGGCTGCTCAGCTGACGGAAAAATACCTTGGAACTGCCGAGATGGGCAATCTCACGTCAATGACGCCTGGATTAGTTGAT ATGCTCAGTGTATTGTTCCTGAAAGCACCAACATACGAGACGACCCAACTTGTTTCTCAACATAATCCAGATGCGTTTTTCTATTCCTTCGAATACGAAggaagaaattcaattttcgaatACGCATTTGCCGCAAATCCGGTGCCAATTCCTCACG GAGTGAGCCACGCTGATGAAATGATCTATTTGTTTGTCTTCCCGTTCCCGTCCATTCCACCTGGTCTGAACGCCAGTGAAACTGAACTATCCAAGAAAATGCTTCAAGTTTGGACCAACTTTGTCACATACAG CGATCCAACTCCTGACGGTGTAGCTCTTCTCGACGGTATACCCAAATTTTTGCCCTACAACCCTGTCGATGAATCTTACACAGCTATCGATGATTTTTGGAGAACGGAGGCGGATTACACGTTGACGTACACGGTGACAGTGGATGAGCTCAACCCTCCCGTTCAAAAACGGAAGTCTTACAAAGGACAATACGGTCCTGTCTTGCCCACCAAGAATAATTACCTTGGGTATTGA
- the LOC130700795 gene encoding sphingolipid delta(4)-desaturase DES1-like, translating into MGAHVSRTDFEWSTSDEPHASRRKEILEKYPQIKKLFGSDPNFKWIVSAMISMQLVMIFVVPRFPWPLVIGLAYCFGGVINHSLMLAIHEISHNLAFGHARPMANRILGMIANLPIGIPFSVSFKKYHLEHHRYQGDEVLDTDIPTTLEAKLFCSTFGKVVWMFLQPLFYALRPLFVRPLPPSTTEIINVVIQLSFDFTVYYFLGAKALVYLLAGSLLAMGIHPVAGHFISEHYMFAKGFETYSYYGPLNWITFNVGYHNEHHDFPAVPGSRLPQVKAIAPEYYENLPHHNSWVKVLYDFITDPAIGPYARVKRHHQNKVLKDE; encoded by the exons ATGGGTGCCCACGTTTCGAGAACAGATTTTGAATGGTCAACATCTGACGAACCCCATGCATctaggagaaaagaaatacttG AAAAATATCCACAAATCAAAAAATTGTTTGGATCTGATCCCAATTTCAAATGGATTGTCAGTGCCATGATCTCGATGCAACTGGTAATGATTTTTGTGGTGCCAAGATTTCCGTGGCCTTTGGTGATTGGCTTGGCATATTGTTTTGGAGGTGTAATTAACCATTCACTTATGCTGG CCATTCATGAAATATCTCACAATTTGGCATTCGGGCATGCCAGGCCGATGGCTAACCGCATACTGGGCATGATTGCTAATCTGCCTATCGGTATTCCATTCTCCGTTTCATTTAAGAAATATCATCTCGAACATCATAGG TATCAAGGCGATGAAGTACTGGACACCGATATTCCAACCACCCTCGAAGCAAAGCTTTTTTGCTCTACGTTTGGCAAAGTGGTTTGGATGTTCCTACAACCCCTTTTTTACGCCCTACGCCCTCTATTTGTTCGACCCCTACCACCTAGCACGACAGAGATAATCAATGTCGTCATACAgctttcttttgattttaccGTATATTACTTCTTAG GTGCAAAGGCATTGGTCTATCTGCTGGCTGGTTCACTCTTGGCCATGGGAATTCACCCAGTTGCAGGTCACTTTATATCGGAACACTACATGTTCGCTAAAGGTTTCGAAACTTATTCGTATTATGGACCTTTGAACTGGATCACATTCAACGTGGGCTACCATAACGAACACCACGACTTCCCTGCTGTGCCGGGCTCTCGTTTACCTCAG GTGAAGGCTATTGCTCCAGAGTATTATGAAAACCTACCGCACCATAATTCATGGGTTAAGGTACTTTACGACTTCATCACTGATCCAGCCATCGGACCTTATGCTCGAGTCAAGCGTCATCATCAAAATAAAGTTCTTAAAGACGAGTAA